From a region of the Armatimonas rosea genome:
- a CDS encoding PilW family protein, whose product MFKKLARAFSLTEVLVAMVLMSLLFLVVAQLFMTTGRTVGKMHAMTNSTRSAGLVMQWLDNELHEAYGVVLPSDSNPAWDAGQLGAVSHYVADNPGGTVNAAWPSELNTAVFILYPPAGAATVKGSSGADLVLAGGNLPVNRGAAVITRTALVYRGNPDGTTNPGYGTCLWVWRFENGNRVETRLLTNELSTAWNALYFRRHNTTERAVEVKAVCGESAYAYGEQTSDSTDSKSKVTQTSGRVIYMANTAMTTQTTITYPNNPLLLPQANTATPSPTPVPPTPTPTPSPSPTPRPTPTPTPFGMTPAPATPTPVPTPTPAPTPVPTATPVPTPTPVPTPTPTPIPIN is encoded by the coding sequence TTGTTTAAGAAGCTAGCAAGGGCGTTCTCTCTCACCGAGGTACTCGTTGCCATGGTGCTGATGAGCCTGCTCTTTCTGGTGGTGGCACAGCTCTTCATGACCACGGGACGAACCGTGGGGAAGATGCATGCCATGACCAATAGCACCCGCTCCGCCGGGCTCGTGATGCAGTGGCTCGATAATGAGCTCCACGAGGCCTACGGTGTGGTTCTCCCCAGCGATAGCAACCCGGCTTGGGATGCGGGCCAGCTCGGGGCGGTAAGCCACTATGTGGCAGACAATCCTGGCGGGACGGTGAATGCGGCCTGGCCCTCGGAGCTCAACACGGCGGTCTTTATCCTCTACCCACCCGCGGGGGCAGCGACAGTCAAGGGCTCCAGTGGAGCTGATCTGGTCCTCGCGGGAGGCAACTTGCCGGTCAACCGGGGAGCCGCTGTGATCACTCGCACCGCACTGGTCTACCGAGGCAACCCCGATGGGACGACCAACCCGGGCTATGGCACCTGCCTCTGGGTGTGGCGCTTTGAGAATGGAAACCGGGTCGAGACTCGCTTGCTGACCAATGAGCTCAGTACGGCCTGGAACGCGCTGTACTTTCGGCGACACAACACCACCGAGCGTGCAGTGGAGGTCAAGGCGGTCTGTGGGGAGTCCGCCTATGCCTATGGCGAGCAGACCAGCGATAGCACCGATAGCAAGTCGAAGGTGACCCAGACCTCCGGGCGCGTGATCTACATGGCCAATACGGCGATGACAACACAGACGACGATCACCTACCCGAACAACCCGCTGCTCCTGCCCCAGGCGAATACGGCGACGCCCTCGCCGACTCCGGTGCCACCGACTCCGACGCCGACACCGAGTCCCAGCCCGACACCGCGCCCGACCCCAACCCCGACCCCTTTTGGGATGACTCCGGCACCCGCAACCCCGACTCCCGTGCCGACACCTACTCCAGCACCCACTCCTGTTCCCACCGCAACCCCGGTGCCGACACCCACGCCTGTTCCAACGCCCACCCCGACACCGATCCCGATTAACTAA
- a CDS encoding GNAT family N-acetyltransferase, with product MFTIKETSADSLLALRWRVLRPGRPESTTHFPGDDLPTTRHFAALDQKGEVIGCASVLEADSRLQLRGMATAPEWQGKGVGRAVLEAVHQYASHRALPLWCNARVSAVGFYEKNGWQVEGDRFEVPDVGPHYKMHYVTGRLPGPESPRLMPPTTKRPEAA from the coding sequence GACTCTCTCCTCGCCCTGCGCTGGCGGGTGCTTCGCCCCGGCCGCCCAGAGAGCACCACGCACTTCCCCGGCGACGACCTCCCGACCACACGCCACTTCGCCGCTCTGGATCAAAAGGGCGAGGTTATCGGCTGCGCTAGCGTCCTTGAGGCAGACTCCCGGCTCCAGCTTCGCGGCATGGCCACTGCCCCCGAGTGGCAGGGCAAGGGGGTGGGACGTGCGGTATTAGAGGCGGTCCACCAGTACGCCAGCCATCGCGCCCTCCCGCTCTGGTGCAACGCACGGGTGAGTGCGGTGGGCTTCTATGAAAAAAACGGCTGGCAGGTAGAAGGGGACCGCTTCGAGGTCCCCGATGTCGGCCCCCACTACAAGATGCACTACGTTACGGGGAGACTACCAGGGCCTGAAAGTCCCCGTCTGATGCCGCCTACAACGAAGCGGCCCGAGGCCGCGTAG